The Victivallis sp. Marseille-Q1083 genome has a window encoding:
- a CDS encoding DUF1015 domain-containing protein, whose product MAEFLPFHGVLPTVERAAAVAAVPYDVVNSEEAAALAAGNPYSFLHVSRPEIDLDLGISLYDDRVYAQAAAAFRRLCQEVPLKQDAEAHLYVYRLQMGDHVQTGVFGAASAAEYRDGVIKKHEKTRQDKEDDRTRHVMTLRSHTGPAFFTYRDSAAIDELVEKIKRQKPLFDFTAADRIKHTLWRADAADSAGLSALFGEVPVFYIADGHHRSAAAARTMQECAPRNPQHTGKEDYNYFLAAAFPASQLRILPYNRVVKSLNGMSETEFLAKVAEKFSIVVTGNPQPEKSGEFCMYLGGRWLLLQPKFATAGLGVIERLDVSILQDNILAPLLGIADPRTSKAIDFIGGIRGTGELTRLVDSGSYQVAFSMYPTTVGQLMDIADAGEIMPPKSTWFEPKLRDGLVCHNF is encoded by the coding sequence AGAGGCGGCGGCGCTGGCGGCCGGCAATCCCTATTCGTTTCTGCATGTTTCCCGGCCGGAAATCGATCTGGACTTGGGCATCAGTCTGTACGACGACCGGGTGTATGCCCAGGCGGCGGCGGCGTTTCGACGGCTTTGCCAGGAGGTGCCGCTCAAGCAGGACGCCGAAGCGCATCTGTACGTCTACCGGCTGCAGATGGGTGACCATGTCCAGACCGGCGTTTTCGGTGCCGCCTCGGCGGCGGAATACCGCGATGGCGTCATCAAGAAGCACGAGAAAACCCGTCAGGACAAAGAAGATGACCGGACCCGCCATGTGATGACACTGCGTTCGCATACCGGCCCGGCTTTTTTCACCTACCGCGATTCGGCGGCGATCGATGAATTGGTCGAAAAAATCAAACGGCAGAAGCCGTTGTTCGATTTTACTGCGGCCGACCGGATCAAACATACGCTGTGGCGGGCCGATGCCGCCGACAGCGCCGGGTTGTCGGCATTGTTCGGGGAAGTTCCGGTTTTTTACATTGCCGACGGCCATCACCGCAGCGCTGCGGCGGCCCGGACGATGCAGGAATGCGCGCCCCGGAATCCGCAGCATACCGGCAAAGAGGATTACAATTATTTCCTGGCGGCGGCGTTTCCGGCCTCGCAATTGCGGATTTTACCGTACAATCGTGTCGTCAAGAGCCTCAATGGCATGTCCGAAACGGAATTTCTGGCCAAAGTGGCGGAGAAATTTTCCATCGTGGTGACCGGGAACCCCCAACCGGAAAAATCCGGTGAATTCTGTATGTATCTCGGCGGACGCTGGTTGCTGCTGCAGCCGAAGTTCGCCACCGCCGGTCTCGGTGTTATCGAGCGGCTGGATGTCAGCATTCTGCAGGATAACATCTTGGCGCCGCTGCTGGGCATCGCCGATCCGCGTACCAGCAAAGCGATTGATTTCATCGGCGGCATCCGCGGAACCGGCGAATTGACCAGGCTGGTTGATTCCGGCAGCTATCAAGTGGCGTTTTCGATGTATCCGACGACGGTCGGACAGTTGATGGATATTGCCGACGCCGGCGAAATCATGCCGCCGAAATCGACTTGGTTCGAACCGAAACTGCGCGACGGCCTGGTCTGTCATAATTTCTGA
- a CDS encoding IS4 family transposase produces MARTQAQLADNFRESDFLTLASLLGVVPFEALCNALTKCGLATQRYRKLPLELMAYYVICLSLYSSISLQEVLRCILEGFDWLKIKMPCGEIKGRGGISRARNRLGYKAMQCLFEDVCKPLAQPDTIGAFYRGWRLMAIDGTTFDLPDEQRNHDFFGRLPCSRGKTAFPQLRMTTLLEIGTRAIIGAAHGPYSEGENTQGKRLLPLLQKDMLLLADRGFGCYPFFSECIKTGASLVFRIRSNMKFAKEKILPDGSFLSTFYPGAEQRKKTNGIPVRVIEYAIKGSSEKYRLITSILKEEDAPASELAALYHERWEIELAYDELKNHLKQPGAALRSKTPELIIQELFGYLLAHYTIRSLIHQAARKNKVDPDRLSFINAVRILCRKITAAHFPPQTTGN; encoded by the coding sequence ATGGCACGAACCCAAGCGCAGTTGGCAGATAATTTTCGCGAGAGTGACTTTTTAACCTTGGCCTCATTGCTTGGGGTTGTTCCTTTTGAAGCCCTTTGCAATGCACTGACCAAGTGCGGACTTGCGACGCAACGTTACCGCAAACTGCCACTGGAATTGATGGCTTATTATGTTATTTGTCTTTCGCTGTATTCAAGCATTTCGTTGCAAGAGGTTTTGCGCTGCATTCTTGAGGGCTTTGACTGGCTGAAGATAAAAATGCCTTGCGGCGAGATCAAAGGGCGAGGAGGAATTTCACGTGCCAGGAACCGTTTGGGGTACAAGGCAATGCAATGTTTATTCGAGGATGTTTGTAAACCCCTGGCCCAGCCGGATACCATTGGCGCCTTTTATCGGGGATGGCGTTTGATGGCAATCGACGGCACAACCTTTGATTTACCGGATGAGCAGAGGAATCATGATTTTTTTGGCCGTCTGCCATGCTCCCGCGGGAAAACCGCATTTCCGCAATTGCGCATGACAACTTTACTTGAAATCGGTACGCGTGCGATTATTGGTGCGGCCCATGGGCCTTATTCTGAAGGGGAAAATACTCAAGGCAAACGACTTTTGCCGCTCCTGCAAAAGGATATGCTGCTACTTGCTGATCGTGGTTTTGGTTGCTATCCGTTCTTTTCCGAATGCATCAAAACTGGCGCATCGTTAGTGTTTCGAATCCGCAGCAATATGAAATTTGCAAAAGAAAAAATTCTGCCAGACGGTTCTTTTTTAAGTACGTTCTATCCTGGCGCGGAACAACGCAAGAAAACCAATGGCATTCCTGTTCGAGTAATTGAATATGCCATCAAAGGCTCCAGCGAAAAATATCGCTTGATAACCAGTATTTTAAAAGAGGAAGACGCTCCGGCTTCGGAACTTGCGGCTCTCTACCACGAGCGCTGGGAGATCGAATTGGCTTATGATGAATTGAAGAATCATCTGAAGCAACCAGGAGCCGCCTTGCGAAGCAAAACCCCGGAATTGATTATACAGGAATTGTTTGGATATCTACTTGCGCACTATACGATTCGCAGCTTAATACATCAAGCCGCACGGAAAAATAAGGTCGATCCAGACCGGCTTTCCTTTATCAATGCGGTACGAATTCTGTGCAGAAAAATCACTGCTGCTCATTTTCCCCCTCAAACCACAGGAAATTGA
- a CDS encoding type II secretion system protein J translates to MKRRFTLLELSIAVGILAVVMAVAGMALQGAQQTWRKVSEQDGRLRQYQAIDRIAETAFRNAIPFNWQDRNNKEALCFDGKSDSVMLPYLHRIGNRELGAIRFLRLYVRDGGLYAEYRHTPVIPLESDHDDNFELELLADNVKAIKLCYADYDKEKLVWHDSWDNDRLKNLPVALQLEVEFADGAKQVWLRRTAGNSFYEQLRTRKAPLP, encoded by the coding sequence ATGAAACGCCGCTTTACGCTGTTGGAACTCAGCATCGCCGTCGGGATTCTGGCGGTGGTGATGGCGGTGGCCGGCATGGCGCTTCAGGGCGCGCAGCAAACCTGGCGCAAGGTGTCGGAACAAGACGGGCGGCTCCGACAATATCAGGCGATCGACCGGATCGCGGAGACGGCTTTTCGCAACGCGATTCCATTTAACTGGCAAGACCGGAACAATAAAGAGGCGCTTTGCTTCGACGGTAAAAGCGATTCGGTGATGCTGCCGTATCTGCACCGGATCGGCAACCGGGAACTCGGGGCGATCCGTTTTCTGCGGCTTTACGTCAGAGACGGCGGCCTGTATGCCGAATACCGTCACACGCCGGTCATTCCGCTGGAATCGGACCACGACGACAATTTTGAGCTGGAGCTATTGGCCGACAACGTGAAGGCAATCAAGCTCTGCTATGCCGATTACGACAAGGAAAAACTGGTCTGGCATGACTCATGGGACAACGACCGACTGAAAAATCTGCCGGTGGCGTTACAGTTGGAGGTGGAATTTGCCGACGGCGCGAAGCAGGTCTGGCTCCGCCGAACCGCCGGCAACAGTTTTTACGAGCAACTGAGAACCAGGAAAGCTCCCCTGCCATGA
- a CDS encoding four helix bundle protein, whose protein sequence is MAGFEELLVWKRSCQLTVLVYKVLSGCRDRGFYDQITRAAVSIPSNIAEGAERQTRKEFIHFLYIAKGSAAELRTQLYLVHQLNIGSKQEIIPLIQEVKEISNMLQGLISNVKIAKPVK, encoded by the coding sequence ATGGCCGGGTTTGAAGAGTTGCTGGTCTGGAAACGAAGCTGTCAGTTGACGGTGCTGGTTTATAAGGTTTTGAGCGGTTGTCGTGACCGCGGCTTTTACGACCAGATTACCCGGGCGGCGGTCTCCATTCCGTCCAATATAGCCGAAGGCGCCGAACGGCAGACCCGGAAAGAATTTATCCATTTTTTGTATATAGCCAAGGGATCCGCAGCAGAGTTGCGCACTCAACTCTATTTGGTTCATCAATTGAATATTGGCTCAAAACAAGAAATTATCCCGTTGATACAGGAAGTAAAAGAGATTTCTAATATGCTTCAGGGATTGATTTCAAATGTAAAAATTGCAAAGCCGGTCAAATGA
- the gspG gene encoding type II secretion system major pseudopilin GspG has translation MKAFTLIEMVIVVVIIALLASIATPLYFRHVASSKAATAKAQIQMFEQAIADYRLDVGKLPTQAQGLKALIEKPGDIKEWKGPYIKGVPFDPWNNPYVYRNPGLKGEFDILSYGADGRAGGSDNDADIGNWIDTPQQ, from the coding sequence ATGAAGGCGTTTACGTTGATCGAAATGGTTATCGTGGTGGTGATTATCGCATTGCTGGCGAGCATTGCGACGCCGCTGTATTTCAGGCATGTCGCTTCGAGCAAAGCGGCGACGGCTAAAGCGCAGATCCAGATGTTCGAACAGGCGATCGCCGACTACCGGCTCGATGTCGGCAAGCTGCCGACCCAGGCTCAGGGGCTCAAAGCCCTGATTGAAAAACCGGGCGATATCAAGGAATGGAAAGGACCCTATATTAAGGGCGTTCCGTTCGACCCGTGGAATAATCCGTATGTCTACCGCAATCCTGGCCTCAAGGGTGAATTCGACATCCTCAGCTACGGCGCCGACGGCCGGGCCGGCGGCTCTGACAACGACGCCGACATCGGCAACTGGATTGATACGCCGCAACAGTAG
- a CDS encoding type II secretion system F family protein, with protein sequence MALYKYKAIDNTGKNAEVLIEGDGPDDALNRLRGRGLLPVESYGEVSNLKQSLFSRDKFNVHMFTNRLAPLLQAHIRLERALAIIANHETHAANKQVILELRKGLHEGKKFSELIRGHGNRFPRLYANLIETGEQTGCMAEVVAELQRFLNESKEQRDFLITSAIYPVTILLVTSGVIVLMFTVFIPRFSQIFLDMGKKLPLPTEIMLTTSRVINFLWPVWIFLLIGIIWCFVQIRRGGKAKLIWDRYILKFPVLGSLLKTIEISRFIRTLSILLGNHVPMLDTIRIGSKVIGNTAIAASFDNLSGEVRAGNKLSAALRHSAYMPGDAIQMLEVGEESGRVGEMLSKVSDEQEKQVKLEIKRLLALFEPAVIIILALVILLVVVSIFLAVMEMNQIN encoded by the coding sequence GTGGCGCTGTACAAGTACAAGGCGATCGACAATACCGGCAAAAACGCTGAAGTTCTGATCGAAGGCGACGGCCCGGACGACGCGCTGAACCGGCTGCGCGGCCGCGGGTTGCTGCCGGTTGAGAGTTACGGTGAAGTCTCCAACCTCAAACAATCTTTATTCAGCCGCGACAAATTCAATGTCCATATGTTCACCAACCGGCTGGCGCCGCTGCTGCAGGCGCATATCCGGCTGGAACGGGCGTTGGCGATCATTGCCAACCACGAAACCCATGCGGCCAACAAACAGGTGATTCTGGAGCTGCGCAAAGGGCTGCATGAGGGCAAGAAGTTTTCCGAACTGATCCGCGGGCACGGCAACCGTTTTCCGCGGCTTTACGCCAATCTGATTGAAACCGGCGAACAGACCGGCTGCATGGCCGAGGTCGTCGCCGAGTTGCAGCGTTTTTTAAACGAGTCGAAAGAACAGCGCGATTTTTTAATTACCAGCGCGATTTATCCGGTGACGATCCTGCTGGTGACTTCAGGGGTGATTGTGTTGATGTTCACCGTTTTCATCCCGCGCTTTTCGCAGATTTTTCTCGATATGGGCAAAAAACTGCCGCTGCCGACCGAAATCATGCTTACCACCAGCCGGGTGATCAATTTCCTGTGGCCGGTGTGGATTTTTCTGTTGATTGGCATCATCTGGTGCTTCGTACAAATCCGGCGCGGCGGTAAAGCGAAACTCATCTGGGATCGATATATCCTGAAATTTCCGGTATTGGGAAGTCTGTTGAAGACCATTGAGATCAGCCGTTTCATCCGCACGCTTTCCATCCTGCTCGGCAACCATGTCCCGATGCTGGACACGATCCGGATCGGCTCCAAAGTGATCGGCAATACCGCGATCGCCGCCAGCTTTGACAATCTGTCCGGCGAAGTCCGGGCCGGCAACAAGTTGTCGGCGGCGCTGCGGCACAGCGCCTACATGCCGGGCGATGCGATTCAGATGTTGGAAGTCGGCGAGGAATCCGGCCGGGTCGGCGAGATGCTTTCAAAAGTCTCCGACGAACAGGAAAAACAGGTCAAGCTGGAAATCAAACGGCTGCTGGCGCTGTTCGAACCGGCGGTGATCATCATCTTGGCGCTGGTGATTCTGCTGGTGGTCGTCTCAATTTTTCTCGCGGTCATGGAAATGAATCAGATTAATTAG
- a CDS encoding GspE/PulE family protein — protein sequence MNGWRNKLIALLQPAHPDYREASGDNDWRLCAAGEFTELELLQAYAQAAGLPALEEEEISNPVQPFPNLSAEYLNFHCCLPYQWDDGELLLLVCDPYCIEQHKVFFRQFYGLNAEFTLMRRSLLERLLNDVYFSAHEDVVAEDEESLRNLASEAKVVRLVNEMFTQAVERRASDIHVEPEESILIIRFRIDGVMHEYLSCPITQYPAIASRIKLVSGLNIAESRLPQDGRTKIQLGRADMDVRVSTIPTMNGESIVLRLLSKEAISFDLNVVGMNKAMRQKFENLIRIPHGIILVVGPTGSGKSTTLYSVVTQLNDYKRKIITIEDPVEYKLERLTQMQVNADIGVTFAAGLRSIVRQDPDIILVGEIRDRETADIAINAALTGHLVLSTLHTNDAAGAISRLLDMGVEHFLLASALAGVLSQRLVRKICPHCHGNGIDVNKTDNRCRNCGGTGFRGRTGIFELLLIDDDIRRAVNERRSSNEIEKIGIRNGMEPLVDDGMAKVAAGITTEAEVKLAATEV from the coding sequence ATGAACGGCTGGCGCAACAAGCTGATTGCACTTTTACAGCCGGCCCATCCGGATTACCGGGAGGCGTCCGGCGACAACGACTGGCGGCTTTGCGCCGCCGGCGAATTCACCGAGCTTGAACTGTTGCAGGCATACGCGCAGGCCGCCGGCTTGCCGGCGCTGGAAGAGGAGGAAATTTCCAATCCGGTTCAGCCGTTTCCGAATCTGTCGGCCGAATATTTGAATTTCCATTGCTGTCTGCCGTATCAATGGGACGACGGCGAGTTGTTGCTGCTGGTATGTGATCCGTATTGCATCGAACAACATAAAGTCTTTTTCAGGCAATTTTACGGCCTGAATGCCGAATTCACCCTGATGCGGCGCAGTTTGCTGGAGCGGTTGCTCAACGACGTTTATTTCTCCGCCCATGAGGACGTCGTCGCGGAGGATGAGGAATCGCTGCGCAACCTGGCCAGCGAAGCCAAGGTGGTGCGGCTGGTCAACGAGATGTTCACTCAGGCGGTCGAGCGCCGGGCCAGCGATATTCACGTCGAGCCGGAAGAGAGCATCCTGATCATCCGGTTCCGGATCGACGGGGTGATGCACGAATACCTGAGCTGTCCGATCACCCAGTATCCGGCGATCGCCTCGCGGATCAAGCTGGTCAGCGGCTTGAACATCGCCGAAAGCCGGCTGCCGCAGGACGGCCGCACCAAAATACAGCTCGGCCGCGCCGACATGGACGTCCGCGTCAGCACCATCCCAACCATGAACGGCGAAAGCATCGTATTGCGGCTGCTCAGCAAGGAGGCGATTTCGTTTGATCTCAATGTGGTCGGGATGAACAAGGCGATGCGGCAAAAATTTGAGAACCTGATCCGGATACCGCACGGCATCATCCTGGTGGTCGGGCCGACCGGCAGCGGCAAATCGACGACGCTCTACAGCGTCGTCACCCAGTTGAACGATTATAAGCGCAAGATCATCACCATTGAGGACCCGGTGGAATACAAGCTGGAGCGGTTGACCCAGATGCAGGTCAACGCCGACATCGGCGTGACCTTCGCCGCCGGGCTGCGTTCGATCGTCCGGCAGGACCCGGACATCATTCTGGTCGGTGAAATCCGCGACCGGGAGACCGCCGACATCGCGATCAACGCCGCGCTGACCGGCCATCTGGTGTTGAGCACCTTGCACACCAATGACGCGGCCGGGGCGATCAGCCGGCTGCTGGATATGGGAGTCGAGCATTTTCTGCTCGCTTCGGCGCTGGCCGGGGTTCTGTCGCAGCGGCTGGTGCGCAAAATCTGTCCGCATTGTCACGGCAACGGCATCGATGTGAATAAAACGGATAACCGCTGCCGCAATTGCGGCGGCACCGGCTTCCGGGGGCGGACCGGCATCTTCGAGCTGCTGCTGATCGATGACGACATCCGCCGGGCGGTCAATGAGCGGCGCTCCAGCAACGAAATCGAAAAAATCGGCATCCGCAACGGCATGGAGCCGTTGGTCGACGACGGCATGGCCAAAGTCGCCGCCGGCATCACCACCGAAGCGGAAGTAAAACTCGCGGCGACCGAGGTGTAA
- a CDS encoding secretin N-terminal domain-containing protein produces the protein MNWKNLFLLMTGTALLLHAGCKSTGSEEETEPVPEQSDYSILVDTPDRVIDGASDAEEIVRAGLDSTGTDAVEEPELSTKPVNSSIFEPAVELKQSKDAIYKALFAEANEQALIKVNINFDAANLADVIPAFAGPLNLNYIIDSEVAGTVTMAVNSSMTSREVWTLFEQILTLANAYCELDGKVLHIRPLTKIAKESGFLKDGSNIEVRLVPLKHIAAASMVTQLAKFTGSENAVTALEQQNALLVVETGPNLERLLVLIAELDAKPKAGWSQLVLPCRNVSSDRIKEELLAVLPVLGFPAADGDNKEADPGAISIVSIPRIQVIAASAATPEALEELRKWVLQLDKGDTGEQERVFVYDVINADAGELLQALSAMFPVEGSVLKVSGGSEGAANTSSESATGRNADKKTDDKGNPVSDSGNLFDNTLYVFADAKNNRMLIRTTPRVYSMVKAILNRIDTIPDRILMQVLVVEIELSDSNEFGIEFSGKGSGGNTESIFGTNFDALSPGGENPQTGGRFYIYNPDNPDEKFGYIRAIAGRNKLKVLSSPQIIATSHSEAKISVGKQVPIVTSDITDTASSVIPDNTSLRRSYQYKDTGIILTVTPKTTKGGLIAMDVEQVISEAVDNTLKGIDSPIIKEDELKTSLSFRSGRTLIMGGLIKEKHNFTNSSIPVIADIPFLRSLVGNTSQSVERTEILVLITATIITEDSGLQAMIRRYRNAVDEIKKFEHKQFNAESGTEKE, from the coding sequence ATGAATTGGAAGAACCTATTTCTACTGATGACCGGCACGGCCTTGTTGCTGCATGCCGGCTGTAAATCAACCGGCTCGGAAGAGGAAACGGAACCGGTACCGGAGCAAAGCGATTATTCGATCCTGGTTGATACGCCCGACCGGGTAATCGATGGAGCGTCCGACGCCGAAGAGATCGTCCGGGCCGGGCTGGATTCGACCGGAACGGATGCGGTTGAAGAGCCTGAGCTGTCAACCAAACCGGTCAACAGTTCCATTTTCGAGCCGGCGGTCGAATTGAAGCAATCCAAAGATGCGATATACAAAGCATTGTTCGCCGAGGCGAATGAGCAGGCGTTGATCAAAGTCAACATCAATTTCGACGCGGCGAATCTGGCCGATGTGATTCCGGCTTTCGCCGGCCCGCTGAACCTGAATTACATTATCGACTCGGAAGTGGCCGGCACCGTAACAATGGCGGTCAACAGTTCGATGACCAGCCGGGAGGTCTGGACGCTGTTCGAGCAGATTTTGACCCTCGCCAACGCCTACTGCGAGCTGGACGGCAAAGTGCTGCATATTCGCCCGTTGACTAAAATCGCCAAAGAATCCGGTTTTTTGAAAGACGGTTCCAACATCGAAGTCAGGCTGGTGCCGCTGAAACATATCGCCGCCGCCTCAATGGTAACTCAGCTCGCCAAGTTTACCGGCAGTGAGAATGCGGTAACGGCGCTGGAACAGCAGAACGCGCTGCTGGTGGTGGAAACCGGGCCGAATCTGGAACGGTTGCTGGTCTTGATCGCCGAGCTGGACGCCAAGCCGAAGGCCGGCTGGTCGCAGCTTGTGCTGCCCTGCCGCAATGTTTCCAGCGACCGGATCAAAGAGGAGCTGCTGGCGGTGCTGCCGGTGTTGGGCTTCCCGGCCGCGGACGGCGACAACAAAGAGGCCGATCCCGGCGCGATTTCGATTGTCAGCATTCCCCGGATTCAGGTGATCGCCGCTTCCGCCGCAACGCCGGAAGCGCTGGAAGAGTTGCGCAAATGGGTGCTGCAATTGGACAAGGGAGACACCGGCGAGCAGGAACGGGTTTTCGTCTATGATGTGATCAATGCCGACGCCGGGGAGCTGCTGCAGGCGCTGTCGGCGATGTTCCCGGTGGAAGGGTCAGTGCTGAAGGTTTCCGGCGGTTCGGAGGGAGCGGCTAATACCAGTTCGGAATCGGCGACTGGACGCAACGCCGATAAAAAGACCGACGACAAAGGCAACCCGGTATCCGACAGCGGCAATCTCTTCGACAATACCCTGTATGTGTTCGCCGACGCCAAGAACAACCGGATGTTGATCCGAACCACGCCGCGCGTCTATTCGATGGTCAAGGCGATTCTGAACCGGATCGACACGATTCCCGACCGGATTCTGATGCAGGTGCTGGTGGTGGAAATCGAGTTGAGCGATTCCAACGAGTTCGGGATTGAGTTTTCCGGCAAAGGTTCCGGCGGCAACACCGAATCGATTTTCGGGACCAACTTTGATGCGTTGTCGCCCGGCGGCGAAAATCCGCAGACCGGGGGGCGGTTTTACATTTACAACCCGGACAACCCGGACGAAAAATTCGGCTACATCCGGGCGATTGCCGGGCGCAACAAACTGAAAGTTCTCTCCAGCCCGCAGATCATCGCCACCAGCCATTCCGAGGCGAAAATTTCGGTCGGCAAGCAGGTGCCGATCGTCACCAGCGACATCACCGACACCGCCAGCAGCGTAATTCCGGACAACACCTCGCTGCGGCGTTCTTATCAATACAAGGATACCGGCATTATCCTGACGGTCACGCCGAAAACCACCAAGGGCGGCTTGATCGCGATGGACGTCGAACAGGTGATTTCAGAGGCGGTGGACAACACCCTGAAAGGCATCGATTCGCCGATCATCAAAGAAGATGAACTCAAAACTTCATTGTCTTTCCGTTCCGGCCGGACGCTGATCATGGGCGGACTGATCAAGGAAAAGCATAATTTCACCAACAGCTCGATCCCGGTGATCGCCGATATCCCGTTTTTGCGTTCATTGGTCGGCAATACCTCACAATCGGTCGAACGTACTGAAATTCTGGTGCTGATCACCGCGACGATCATCACCGAAGACAGCGGGCTGCAGGCAATGATACGACGTTACCGCAACGCCGTCGATGAAATCAAAAAATTTGAGCATAAACAATTCAATGCCGAATCGGGAACGGAAAAAGAATGA
- a CDS encoding DUF1573 domain-containing protein → MKWGMGALVLFNAFMSISYAGPQLELDSASADFGTFPANQQQSTEFILTNIGDEPLDIKSIRSTCGCAVGKLEQTELQPGDSAKLAASIVPESIAGPFAKALFIQSNDPAGPKTITLRGNSIPLITVKPQPMIYAGTLTAGHGWRQEFLLETSQPVKFGDVSIEGLPGAEVTICLQKTHGEAEENSSVAPLQNSYLVTVSFTPGDGLEQFRGSIQLPVMEPAGWKPAELFIYGQIAEDN, encoded by the coding sequence ATGAAATGGGGTATGGGAGCATTGGTATTATTCAACGCGTTCATGTCTATTTCGTATGCCGGACCTCAACTCGAATTGGATTCCGCTTCCGCCGATTTCGGTACTTTCCCGGCCAATCAACAGCAGTCAACCGAATTTATTCTCACCAATATCGGCGACGAGCCGCTGGATATCAAAAGTATCCGCAGCACCTGCGGCTGCGCGGTCGGCAAGCTCGAACAGACGGAATTGCAGCCAGGAGATTCCGCGAAACTGGCCGCATCAATTGTGCCGGAATCAATTGCCGGGCCGTTCGCCAAGGCGCTGTTCATTCAGAGCAACGATCCGGCCGGGCCCAAAACGATCACTTTGCGCGGCAACTCGATTCCGTTGATCACGGTAAAACCGCAACCGATGATTTACGCCGGCACTCTGACCGCCGGTCATGGATGGCGGCAGGAATTTCTGCTGGAAACCTCGCAACCGGTCAAATTCGGAGACGTATCAATTGAAGGTCTGCCGGGGGCCGAGGTGACCATTTGCCTTCAGAAAACTCATGGTGAAGCGGAAGAAAATTCCTCCGTCGCTCCGCTTCAAAACTCTTATCTTGTCACCGTGAGCTTTACGCCCGGCGACGGGCTTGAACAGTTTCGCGGTTCCATACAACTGCCGGTCATGGAGCCGGCCGGCTGGAAACCGGCGGAATTATTCATATACGGACAAATCGCAGAAGATAACTAA
- a CDS encoding DUF6036 family nucleotidyltransferase: protein MNNINKSIDGSKLAEALNLLNERLILDDAPHTELVVCGGSALIATGLVPRTTRDIDIIALMDADELKESEPLPEYLIRAADIVGHSLELPVDWLNNGPASQFRMGLPEGFQTRLSTVVIGKQLTMHYISRYDQIFFKTYASADRGGYHVSDLRALTPSEEELIAAAKWCMTQDVSPEFREILKSMFFQLGWKNVSGRI, encoded by the coding sequence ATGAATAACATCAATAAGTCGATTGATGGGTCAAAACTGGCTGAAGCATTGAATTTGCTTAATGAGAGGCTGATATTGGATGATGCTCCGCACACTGAATTGGTGGTTTGCGGAGGATCCGCACTGATTGCAACGGGGCTGGTTCCCCGGACGACTCGTGATATTGACATCATCGCGTTGATGGACGCCGATGAATTGAAAGAGTCGGAGCCATTGCCTGAATACTTGATCCGCGCGGCAGACATCGTCGGACACTCGCTGGAATTACCTGTCGATTGGCTGAACAATGGTCCGGCTTCGCAATTCCGCATGGGCTTGCCGGAAGGGTTTCAAACGCGGCTGTCGACAGTAGTGATCGGGAAACAGCTCACCATGCATTACATCAGCCGTTACGATCAAATCTTTTTCAAAACCTATGCATCAGCGGATCGCGGCGGCTATCATGTCAGCGATCTTCGGGCGTTGACGCCCTCGGAAGAAGAACTGATCGCGGCGGCAAAATGGTGCATGACGCAGGACGTCTCGCCTGAATTCCGTGAAATTCTAAAAAGCATGTTCTTTCAATTGGGGTGGAAAAATGTCAGTGGCAGAATTTAA
- a CDS encoding antitoxin produces MEIAKVFKTGRSQAVRIPKHFRFNTSMVNIRKQGDSVILTPCKEASWDDFFANHTCPDFELDREAVQSIQGREIF; encoded by the coding sequence ATGGAAATTGCAAAAGTATTTAAAACCGGACGTTCCCAGGCAGTGCGAATTCCGAAGCATTTCCGTTTCAATACTAGTATGGTCAACATCCGCAAGCAGGGAGACAGCGTTATTTTAACTCCTTGCAAGGAGGCTTCCTGGGATGATTTTTTTGCCAATCACACCTGTCCTGATTTTGAACTTGACCGCGAAGCGGTGCAATCAATTCAGGGACGGGAGATATTTTGA